The genomic segment GGTGCAAGTTTGATCAGATAAAACATTCCAACATGTGAATAAACCAACAGCTCTCCATGCAGAGTGTAAATTTGCACGACCTCAGGTGAATAATTTGCTCGTTTCTACCAGTTGTTGGGATGTAAAAATCCTCAGATTTGTGTTGGAAACTTTCTTTCACAGAATTTTGTAAATCTGCAGGAACATTAATCAGCACCTATTTTGGCAATTACTTAACCCGCTTGAatcacttttttaaatgaaaaacatctaaatcctgtgtttgcagcttcttaaatgtgaatattttctggtttctttcctctatgacagtaaactgaagatctctaGAACacacaagacatttttcaccattttcctaaatttttaaacaagaaaCTAACTGAATAATCCCAAAAAAGCCCAAactaactgaaaatgaaaattattaaaTCGAGAAACATCAATCCATATTCCAccattttcttactttttagagacaaaacaacaaattggtTCAACAGTTTGACtaattttaaagataaaaacagtcTAAATTCAGTGATTGTCGCttgttaaatgtgaatttttcatattttctggtttctttcctcctctatgacagtaaccTGAAGATCttcagacaaaatgagacattttctgACCTTTTAGAGACCACACAGCTGCTCGAATATGTGAGAAAATAACTGACAGcctaataaaaataataagtaaTTTCAGTTCAAAAACCTACTGCAGCATTTATTGCACTGAAATGCATTTCAGGTTTCATTTTAATcacctgttttattgtttattttaaagatacacgtaaaaacacattaacatttGGAGTCTTTGCGTAGGATGTTTTGCATTATATTTTTCGAACTGTTTGGTTCTATTTACTGCACATTCTGGCTTATCTGTGTTTATGGAGGTGGGAACTGCACTCTGTCTGCATGCATTGATGCATTTTTGCCGTGGATAAAGACTCTACATCTGCAAACCGTCATGATCAAACGCTGCAGGATTAAATCAGAATCTCCTGAATGTCGGTTCGTGATATCTGTGACTTTTCcggaggaaactgcagagaaatTCCTGTGGATCGACGCCAACTTTCAGAAGAGgaatctaaaagtggaaatGTTATGTAAGCGTCTTCCCCTCCCCTCAAAACCAGTTTCTTTAAGCGGGGCCAGTACAGGGCTTTACCTCTAACACCCCTTTAAGGAACACTTTAAGTCCTGAACACCAGGCAGCAAACCCATTATCAGTAAAACcagacaataataacaataaaaacagaaactaacCTGCTAAGATCAGTTTTTAAAGCTTCTTCATTGTAATGTTTCCTTTAAATTCTGCAAATTTAAGTTTTTAAGGCTTAAATCGTTTATGCCCAAAGACTTGTCATTCATCCAAAATATAagcatcgttttgtgtctctttttgttgttttgtgtctccttttggtcatttttgtgtcttgttctttatcatttttgcatctcatttttgtcattttgtgtctcgctttggttgttttgtgtcttgtttttgtcatttcttgtgttttgtttttgtcattttgtctcgtttttgttgctttctgtcttgtttttgaccaACATGGCGGTTCGGtcgcaaacttttttttattatgaatgttcagtgaaaagtatttctgaaagcatttgaggcgagaaataaactgaatatgtctacctgtgttttgtttttgtcattttgtcttgttttgttgttctgcgtctcgtttttgtcgtgtttttatttgctttacaccAATATAACCCTTACATCCCTAGTTTTACTAACATGTCTGAACTACTACgataaattgcttaaaagtgcaataaacctAAGAAAAAAATCGTTTTGGTGTTTTCTTCACATATATTTCTTGACACAGAAATAGCATAACTGCATCCCTCAGATCAGTAGAAAAGTTGCTCAACACACCGTGGTCTGGTTTCCACAGATTTCTGTCATTGTGTATTCCtacaaacccatcactgcaGATAAAAAGTGCTCTGAGGTCTGGTGAACGTGTGAAATGTTAGTGGAACTCACCAGATTTTACATGCAGAAAGAATAACTGATCTGTCTGATCTGGTTTCACGTTAACCACCAATCAAACATCAACATGCAATCATAGCACCGGCGCTACGCTAACGCTAACACGCTAACACGCTAACACGCTAACACTTCCATAGAGCAGCTAATAATAACgaacaaaaactaaaagtaaaaccacagacTGTCATTAATAAATCAGGAATAAAAGAGAAGCTGTAACATAAATAAACCTTCACACAATGACGACTTCTcatttaaaaccaaaacaaagaggaCAAACATCCCAGAATATCTGAGATCTACAGAAACTCTGCTCATGTTtgcattttcctgcttttactccacatctggatctaaaacTTGTAAAAGCAGATTTGGTgcaatttgttgttgttgttgtttgggcctgaaacaacaaataaaacacttcaacatgtaaacaaaccaACAGCGTGGCTTGTTTACAACATAAACAATGTAAATCTGGTGATTAATTTGCACGTTTCagtttttatgacattaaaatcCTCACATTTGCTCCACTTGTTGTTAATTTGACCTCTGCAGGTAAAACAGATCAACtgtcagttaaaaataaaaacaaagactagaataaatacatttttattgttgttttaataatatttgattaattacgGAGTCAAATCACCCTTCTGAGTgttgtattgtttattttaaagccGTCTAAACGTTTCTGTCCCTTTTTTGACTGAAAATCTGCTTCACTTGCTGTTTATTTGCCTTCTAACACTTGATTTCTCTGTCAAATCTTTTCAAATCCTTCTTGTTTTAAGCATTTAATGTTTTGCTGAACTGAAAATCTACttagaaatgaaaattatttacagtttcagaGCTCGAAGGTCTAATAATCGTGTTGCCGCCtcattttttgctattttctccTTAAAAATTCTCACTTATTTGATGTGAAACACTTGATTTATTTGTCAAATCTTTTAAAATCCTCCTTCTTATCAATCTTTATTGTATTTCTAAACTAAATCTATTTAGTAGTGAaagttatttacattttctgagCATGAGGGTCTAATATTCATGtgctttttcctcatttttcccTATTTTCTACTTAAAAATCcacatatttattgtttatctGATATGCATCTTTGAAAATCCTCCTTGTTTCCAATGTTTACTTTATGGCTAAACCCAAAATctatttagaaataaaaattatttacagtttcagaGCTTGTGGGTCTAATAATCAtgtatttttgcttcatttttcactattttctatTATAAAATCCTCATATTTGCTGTTTATCTGACATTAAGCACTTGATTTGTCAGATCTGTAGAAATCCTCCTTCTTTAAACCGCTTCCTGTACTCCTGAACTGAAAACCTCCTCGGTAAAAAGGCTGACTAACActctcagagctgctgcagctctcaGCGGGGTACTAATCGCCTGCCTCATTTAAAATTAATGAAGCGGCTGCTGAAGCTCCTCTAGTTTGAGCAGAACCTTCTGCCTCAGACGGACAGTTCGGCCCGATTGTTCTGTTCGGCTCCTCGGCTATCAGAGAGAACTTTTATCCGGTTTGAATTAAAGCTCGCCTCCCAGTAAAGCAGAAACTGATTGGTGCTCGGATCAGGAGGAGGAAGCGGCTCTTCCTGCTGCCGAGGCCCCGCCCCCACTCCGCCCCCAGGCACCTCTGGCCCCGCCCCTTGTTCTCTCCCTCCAGAACTCCGGCTGGGGCACGTGTAGCGACGCGTGTGCACATGCATGTGGCGTGTGAAGCTCTCAGAGATTTAAAGACACGCCACCGCAAACACTCGGCTCTGGGCTCGGCCTCCTGTTCTCACTGACGCTGCTACTGTACACGGATCACATGGCACCAGAACCACAGCAGAACCTCCGCAGAACTACATCAGAACCACATCAGAACCTCAGCAGAACTACATCAGAACCCCAGCAGAACTACACCAGAACTATACAAGAACCTCAGCAGAACTACATCAGAACCCAGCAGAACCTCAGCAGAACCATGGCAGAACTTCAGTATAACTACACCAGAACCACAGCAGAATTACACCAGAACTATACAAGAACCACAGTAGAACCTTAGGAGAACTCAGCAGAACCTTTACTCCCCCAgaataatattaaataataataaagaattGCATCTGTTTACCTCcttagaataataataaaaaatatataataataataataataataacaataagattaataaataataataataaagaatcTAATCTGTCTACCCcccataataataacaaataaaaataataataaaaaataaagaattacatctgttagaataataataataaaaataaaaataacaaaaatgataaTGATAAAGAATCATCTGTTTAGTCCCtcagaacaataataataaataataataataataataataatgatgataaagaATCATGTCTGTTTATCCtccagaataataataaaaataataaagaaccTAATCTGTCTATCTccccataataataataataataaattataataatacTAAAGAATCATATCATGCATCATACTTGTTTACATCttgagaataaaaataaataataataataatattaataaggAATAACACCTGTTTACATCCCCAGAATACTAATactattacaaaataaaattaataataataataataataacaacaacaataaagctGCATGTCATGCTCCAGTCCATGTGACTCAGAAAGAATTCTGCTCCGTCACCAttggatgttttgttttgctgacTCATTAAAATGCAGAGACAACCTTGATTACAGGTGAAGCTCGGAGCGTCCAATCAGCAGCCGGGACGCTTTGACATCGTTACTCACCGTGAAAACAGTCGCCTCCTCCAGGGAGACCCTGCGGCGGCGCCACCTCCAGGCCGATGAGCGAcggcgaggaggaggaagaggaggacggcgGCGAGGAGGACGTGGAGCAGGGTGGCGAGGAGGGCGGCAGGCACTGGGAGCTCTGGTTGGGCACCGCAGACTGGGAGCTCTGGGACGGGATCTGGGCCGAGCTGGAGCTGTTGTTGCTGTGCATGCTGCCCATCCCGTTCTCTGTCAGGAACTCCTCCAGGTCCATGTACTGGAGCTGGAACAGGCCTCCGTCCGCAGGCAGGGTCCGGTCCCACAGCAGGGGGCCCAGGAACTGGTTGAAGCCTCCGGAACCGTTGGTGCCAGAGCAGCCGGTACCTCCACTGGTCCTCATGGAGCACAGGGAGTCCTCGTCCAGGTCCAGACGGTCTTTATCTGCAGGAGACGAGAAAACATGAGTCTGCTGGAGATGGTGGATCAGAAGCTCACAGATGGATCCGAACCACCAAAATGGATCTGAACCACCAAGAAGAATCTGAACCTCCAATAAAGTTCAGAACTTCCAAGATGGATCCGAACCACCAAGAAGGAGCAGAACCTATCAGGTGGATCAGAACTTCAAAGATGGATCCGAACCTCCAAGATGGATGAGAACATCCAAGAAGGATCAGAACCTCCAATAAAGTTGAGAAAATCCAAGAACAATCAGAATCTCCCAGGTGGATCAGAATCTCCAAGAAGGAGCAGAACCACCAATATGGATCTGAACCACCAAGAAGGATTAAACAATGCTAGAAAGTTCAGAACCTCCCAGGTGGGTCAGAACCAGATGGAGGCTGAATCCAGAATTAAACCAACTTCTTGTCAGATTTGTTGACAGATCTCTCTGTCAACAAATGGTTGGACAGCAAGAACTCCCAGAACCGGGCCAAACAAACCCCTAATCTGGACCCTGGTCTGGGATCATAACCCAGCTGCACAACATCtgcactttgttgttgtttctttttatttactgcacattatttgtgtgtgtgtacatttatCTTTCTCCAAACTAACAAAGTATTTCTACTCTCTAGAACGGTACCGGGCGTCTACGTGCTGGACCGGAGCAGAACTTCTCCCACCTTTGCCCTCTCCGGGGCTCTTGAGCCGCTGGTCGCCCTTCATCGGGTGCTGCAGCAGCGACTTCAGCCCCGCCATGGAGCTCAGGTGGCCCCCGGTGAGGGAGCCCGCGGGCTGGGTGCAGCCTCCGAACTGCGGGCTGGCCCCGGCTGGAAGGTCGGGGTTCGGGAGCTGGGAGAGCTGCCGGGACATCCTGGAGGAGGTGGCGGAGACACCTGGAGCACCGGAGGAGCGGGAAGAGGCGAGCGGAGCGGACTGGAGCGGCTACCGACGGGTCGGTTCTGGATCTGAAGGGGCAGGGAGGGGGGCGGCAGGTGATCAGAACAACAACTGGACCGAGTGACGCAGCTGGATAGAAAAGTTGAACTTTTACCTGAGAGTCGTGCACAGCTGCTTATTTCCACGCAGAGACGTGCTCGTGGAAGTATTCCATCGTAGAGGAACCGAACAGAACCCACGGAACCAAAATCCACTAAATCCCACAGAGAGTtcccaaaacagaaaaaaacacaccaggAAAAACACGCAGGAGCGGCAGCAGCGTCCGTGTCCGTGGGTGAcgagttgtgtttgtgtgctcgGTGTCGGGGGGAGGAGCGACCGCGGGGTGGGTGTGGGGGGGgcttcctctttctgtctgtacTTTCTGCGTCCGATGGATCCGGTCACGGGCGCACGGGCTGCGTTCGGTGCCGCTCCACGTCCAcggtgtgtctctctctctctccctcagctGGAACGGACACGGGCAGTTCATGTGACGTCACGGCGAGCCGAGGCGCGAGAGGCGTGAGAGCGCGACGCTTATTATTAATGAGCCCCGCCCCCTCTCGTGCCACACCTCGAGGATCGCCGTGTTTGTTTGGCGTCGCGGCTCCACGCGGCGCTGCacgaaaaaaaaacacgcaaaTCCCCCCCACACTATGAGCCGCGTCCACGCCGCCGTCGCACTTCACCGCCTTTCgcagtgtgttttgtgtgtgttcacgGTGTGCGCGGCCCCGCCACGGCGCCACTCTCCTCCGGTTTGCTCGTAATCCACCGGCAACGTGACGCGCCGTTTTTTCAGGCGAGAGGAACGCGCCCGCACGTTGCCTCGCGGCGCACAATAGCTGCTCCAGCTCACGTGCAGGCGGCACGCGGGGACCGGGCCTGTGCACTCGCGGCTCGGGCTCCGGTTGGCTCACGGCGCGGCCGCGGCTCCGCCCACGACGCGCGCTCATTGGCCAGAAGTAGGTCGAGCCGCCCCGCCCCCCGCCCGGGTTCCCCCTCGTGCATGCCACTGCCGCGTGAGGGCCGTTCGGAGGGAGAGAGCGCGAGGCTTGTACAGTACGAGCACACATGCAggagtaatcagattactgccGGAGTCAGCAGCAGAGAACGAAGTGAAGCAAAGGATCAGCTGATCAGCAGCtacctggaggaggagaagttCACCTGGaggcagcagacacacagcaggacgCAGGGTCCAGAGACACAACAAAgaccacacaaaacaacaaagatgcaaaaaaccataaaaacactaCACACTgtttaacacaaaacaacaacaaacacatacaaacacgCAAAAACACTACACGTtgtctcacaaagacacaatagAGACacaatacagacacacaaaaacattaaaacacaaacacactacacACTGGTTAACAAAGACATgacagagacaaagacacacaaaacaataacaaagacgcaaaaaacagaaacataaaaacccaacaacaaagacagaaaaacacaacaataaatacataaaaaacacaacaaaaacataaataatattCTTCCAAGtttctttttctaatttttgactatattctgtcattttacagattttcactgAACTAATGTCTGATCCTCTCTTCCACCTGTAACTTTGCAcaataaatgtcattaaaatcactttactgactatatttttatttttctgtatataaaCAGAGCAGTCGTGAAGAATTTCATCAAACGTTGTTTAATGACAGTAAAACTAATTCTAATATTTAGTTCCAtcataaaaagtcaaaaactgaacataacgtccaaattaaaaatctacgtttttataaatatttttttctcttgcatCACCAGCTGCAAAGTaacagttttattcttttacagtgttgaaatcagcaaaaatgtgCTTATTGTTCAGATATTTACCATTATATTAATGAGAAAATAGTATATTTTGGATTTAGAAatggtaaatatatatatgtgtgtgtgtgtgtgtgtgtgtgtgtgtgtgtgtgtgtgtgtgtgtgtgtgtgtgtgtgtgtgtgtgtgtgtgtacaccccctggtcaaaagttttgggacaggttctaatttatttgaatgagaaagtgtctcaaaacttttgacaagtggtgtatatataaaataaaattttacacattaaccatgaaaaacacaccagatctgtaataatatgaataataatattatcaatccacatcaaaaatctgtagtTTCTACAAAATTGTAACTTGTTCCTTTAAAACCCTATTGGacgatttatt from the Acanthochromis polyacanthus isolate Apoly-LR-REF ecotype Palm Island chromosome 12, KAUST_Apoly_ChrSc, whole genome shotgun sequence genome contains:
- the dbpb gene encoding D site albumin promoter binding protein b produces the protein MSRQLSQLPNPDLPAGASPQFGGCTQPAGSLTGGHLSSMAGLKSLLQHPMKGDQRLKSPGEGKDKDRLDLDEDSLCSMRTSGGTGCSGTNGSGGFNQFLGPLLWDRTLPADGGLFQLQYMDLEEFLTENGMGSMHSNNSSSSAQIPSQSSQSAVPNQSSQCLPPSSPPCSTSSSPPSSSSSSSPSLIGLEVAPPQGLPGGGDCFHGSQTSMNDSCESPSSSSSSSCPPLLTPTGSGPDVMGMFDMDSSDVGMSEASPPPSFDPRRHSFSEEELKPQPMIKKARKILVPDNMKDEKYWTRRYKNNEAAKRSRDARRLKENQITVRAAYLERENAALRQEVAEMRKELGRCRNILSKYENRLADQ